In Deltaproteobacteria bacterium, one DNA window encodes the following:
- a CDS encoding ABC transporter substrate-binding protein, whose product MGQLRDLLRTAKNVTKMSTTIFRRGRPLCLPSRRATAGGCPYIGLAILKFVLALGLTMLATIAHAADASNKIRIGYPSSAVSTLPFDIAKEKSFYAKHGLEVEYIQMRSALGPQAILNGNINFFTSPQSAINAAVAGLPLVVVLSLYRDAPWVLVTNKDIAKGQDLIGKRIAISDIRSSPYYYGRAGLRKLGLDEKQVGLVTTGGTSNSFTTLLTNQVVGAVLSPPFDEKAVTAGYKKFLFLGDLVDIPYVGLFTSQAEVRAQRERIRRTNAAVLDAVAWQKNNRAEAVKMIVQKFKLSAGEAERSYETMVAMFSDGSVPTKKVRSYLNLLREGRPVAEDIDPDKLVDFSMLPTPR is encoded by the coding sequence ATGGGACAACTGCGCGACCTATTACGGACTGCAAAGAATGTAACAAAAATGTCGACGACCATTTTTCGTAGGGGCAGGCCCCTGTGCCTGCCCTCCAGGCGGGCAACCGCAGGGGGTTGCCCCTACATCGGGTTGGCGATCCTCAAGTTCGTCCTCGCGCTCGGACTAACCATGTTAGCAACCATCGCGCATGCCGCCGATGCGTCAAACAAGATTCGCATCGGCTATCCCTCCTCCGCGGTATCCACGCTGCCCTTCGACATCGCCAAGGAAAAAAGCTTCTACGCCAAACACGGCCTCGAGGTTGAATACATTCAAATGCGCAGCGCCTTGGGGCCGCAGGCGATTTTGAATGGCAACATCAATTTTTTCACCTCGCCGCAATCTGCCATCAACGCAGCCGTCGCCGGATTGCCATTAGTTGTCGTCTTGTCACTGTACCGCGACGCCCCGTGGGTTTTGGTCACCAACAAAGACATCGCCAAAGGCCAAGACCTCATCGGTAAGCGCATCGCCATCTCCGATATTCGCTCGTCGCCTTACTATTACGGCCGCGCGGGGTTGCGAAAGCTCGGCCTCGACGAAAAGCAAGTGGGCCTGGTTACCACCGGTGGCACTTCCAATAGCTTCACCACCCTTCTAACCAACCAGGTTGTCGGCGCCGTATTGAGCCCGCCCTTCGATGAAAAGGCGGTGACCGCTGGCTATAAGAAATTTCTCTTCCTGGGCGACCTCGTCGACATTCCCTACGTTGGATTGTTTACTTCGCAGGCTGAGGTCCGCGCCCAGCGCGAGCGCATTCGCCGCACTAATGCCGCGGTACTTGACGCGGTGGCCTGGCAGAAAAACAACCGTGCCGAGGCGGTAAAAATGATCGTGCAAAAGTTCAAGCTCAGCGCCGGTGAGGCGGAGCGTTCCTACGAAACCATGGTCGCGATGTTCTCTGACGGCAGCGTCCCGACCAAGAAAGTGCGCAGCTATTTGAACCTGCTGCGCGAGGGAAGGCCCGTCGCGGAGGACATCGACCCTGACAAGCTGGTCGATTTCTCGATGCTGCCGACACCCCGGTGA
- a CDS encoding amidohydrolase → MKHGYKALDSDMHILEPADLWQRYIDKRFRDRAPIGMTEHVRDLRMVGPDGKAWGRPVDPPLGTLPPPGYIFHKNQKLFAPHKARGWTPQVQLDAMAEEGLDLAILYPSRGLNVLSIPELDADFAAALARAYNDWLYDFCDADRSKMIGAGMVSPFDVDSAIKEAERCVKQLGFRAIFLRANIVNGHNWHDAYYEPLWSALEELNVALGFHEANNSLARQSGDNFGYDFMLRHTYAHPVEQMLAVGSFCGGGILDRHPKLRIAFLEGNCGWLPFLLWRLDEHWEQYGDQWAPGLKHPPSFYFKRQCYASVECDEEPGKYAIDFLGNERLIFSTDFPHVDTKYPKAVERFLELPFTGEDKRKILWDNCATYYGLQRM, encoded by the coding sequence ATGAAGCACGGTTACAAAGCTTTAGACAGCGACATGCACATTTTGGAGCCGGCCGATCTCTGGCAGCGCTATATCGATAAAAGATTTAGAGACCGCGCGCCGATCGGTATGACCGAACATGTGCGCGACTTGCGCATGGTCGGGCCGGACGGCAAAGCCTGGGGACGCCCGGTCGATCCACCACTGGGCACGCTGCCGCCGCCGGGATATATTTTTCACAAGAACCAGAAACTCTTTGCGCCGCACAAAGCGCGCGGCTGGACGCCGCAGGTTCAGCTCGACGCTATGGCCGAGGAAGGACTCGATTTGGCGATTCTCTATCCCAGTCGCGGACTGAACGTGCTTAGCATCCCGGAGCTCGATGCCGATTTCGCCGCTGCGTTGGCACGGGCCTACAACGATTGGCTCTATGACTTCTGCGACGCGGACCGCAGCAAGATGATCGGCGCGGGCATGGTCTCGCCGTTCGACGTCGACAGCGCCATCAAAGAAGCCGAGCGCTGCGTCAAGCAGTTGGGCTTTCGGGCGATTTTCCTGCGCGCCAACATCGTCAACGGTCACAATTGGCATGACGCGTACTATGAACCGCTCTGGAGCGCGCTCGAAGAACTAAACGTCGCGCTAGGATTTCATGAGGCGAACAACTCACTGGCGCGCCAATCGGGCGATAACTTCGGCTACGATTTCATGCTGCGCCACACTTACGCCCATCCGGTCGAGCAGATGCTCGCCGTCGGCAGTTTTTGCGGCGGTGGCATTCTCGACCGCCATCCCAAGCTGCGCATCGCCTTTCTCGAAGGCAATTGCGGTTGGCTGCCGTTCTTGCTCTGGCGCCTCGATGAGCATTGGGAACAATATGGCGATCAGTGGGCGCCCGGCTTGAAGCATCCGCCCAGTTTCTATTTTAAACGACAATGCTACGCGTCGGTCGAGTGCGACGAAGAGCCGGGAAAATACGCCATCGATTTTCTCGGTAACGAACGGCTGATTTTTTCCACCGACTTTCCCCACGTCGATACCAAGTATCCGAAAGCGGTGGAGCGTTTTCTTGAACTGCCGTTTACCGGCGAAGACAAACGAAAAATCTTATGGGACAACTGCGCGACCTATTACGGACTGCAAAGAATGTAA
- a CDS encoding NAD(P)-dependent oxidoreductase, whose amino-acid sequence METIGFIGLGNMGGPVAGHIQQTGFPMVVYDLRADAMKPFLERGATAAHSAAELARQSDVIISALPMPADVEKVACGDGGVLQGIRAKSIYIDISTSPPALIRKLEPLFRAKGAFVLDAPVASGQPGAARGIHEVMVGAAPEVFERAKPVLSAFGDQVIHAGPLGSGSICKLVHQMINSTIAQSISEGLTLGVKAGVDTKALWECVRRGMVGRMHVLHVQVPQNVFTGNYETDTFPLKLLRKDVGLATALGRALNVPLPLASINEQNLVEAINHGWENLSAYTVGFQLQEEAAQVKLRAEVDAEYAAKYIATNPNLEVL is encoded by the coding sequence ATGGAAACAATTGGTTTTATCGGACTCGGCAATATGGGCGGCCCCGTCGCCGGCCACATTCAACAGACCGGCTTTCCGATGGTCGTTTATGATCTGCGCGCCGACGCGATGAAGCCGTTCTTAGAGCGCGGCGCCACGGCGGCACATTCGGCAGCCGAGCTGGCGCGCCAAAGCGACGTTATCATCAGCGCGCTGCCAATGCCGGCGGATGTCGAGAAAGTCGCCTGCGGCGACGGCGGCGTTCTCCAGGGCATCCGCGCCAAGTCCATCTACATCGACATCTCCACCAGTCCGCCGGCGTTGATCCGCAAGCTCGAACCGCTTTTTCGCGCCAAAGGCGCGTTCGTGCTCGACGCTCCCGTCGCCTCCGGTCAACCCGGTGCAGCACGGGGAATTCACGAAGTAATGGTCGGCGCCGCGCCGGAGGTCTTCGAGCGCGCCAAGCCAGTGCTTTCGGCCTTTGGCGATCAGGTAATTCACGCCGGCCCACTGGGATCGGGTAGTATCTGCAAGCTCGTCCACCAGATGATCAACAGCACGATCGCACAGTCCATCTCCGAAGGTCTCACCCTGGGAGTCAAAGCCGGCGTCGACACGAAAGCGCTTTGGGAGTGCGTGCGTCGCGGCATGGTCGGGCGCATGCACGTGCTGCACGTGCAGGTGCCGCAGAATGTTTTCACCGGAAACTACGAAACCGATACATTTCCGCTCAAACTGTTGCGCAAAGATGTTGGTCTAGCGACAGCGCTCGGGCGTGCTTTAAACGTGCCATTGCCATTGGCCTCAATAAACGAACAAAACCTTGTTGAAGCGATCAACCACGGTTGGGAGAATCTGTCGGCCTACACGGTGGGATTTCAACTTCAGGAAGAGGCTGCACAGGTAAAACTGCGCGCCGAGGTCGATGCCGAGTACGCGGCAAAATATATTGCGACGAATCCCAATCTTGAGGTCCTATGA
- a CDS encoding alpha/beta fold hydrolase has protein sequence MDEVKKELLGRAKENRNPFLFTIYEEIAPAVSGLKSVDREGWASAFTALAPAHAERAAKAEAAGDKETARKEYLIAYDYCHVARYPAPNSPGKLAAYRKSQEYYHKAAPYFDPPLERVEMPFKGRAGEGKASIGLLRKPKGVTKPAVVVIWGGIDAFKEERPSDPYLKAGLGTLCIDMPGVADAPLAGSEDGERLWDAVFDFIASRADLDAHRVGIVGGSTGGYWATKVAHTHASRLKAAVNQGGPAHFAFKKDWIVKAQCGEYPFELAETAACAFGRSTGEEWIEYSPKLSLLDQGVLERPCAPLLCVNGVNDTVFPIADMYLLLEHGKPKSSRFYPGGHMGGGNSQAVIIQWLKERLA, from the coding sequence ATGGACGAAGTTAAAAAGGAACTGCTCGGTCGCGCCAAAGAAAATCGCAATCCGTTTTTGTTTACGATTTACGAAGAGATCGCGCCGGCGGTCAGCGGGCTTAAGTCGGTCGATCGTGAAGGGTGGGCCAGTGCGTTCACGGCACTGGCGCCGGCTCATGCCGAGCGTGCCGCTAAAGCCGAAGCAGCAGGTGACAAGGAAACCGCGCGCAAGGAATATTTGATCGCCTATGACTATTGTCACGTGGCGCGCTATCCGGCGCCCAATTCGCCGGGAAAGCTGGCGGCCTATCGCAAGTCGCAGGAGTATTACCACAAAGCTGCGCCGTATTTCGATCCGCCGCTCGAACGCGTCGAGATGCCGTTCAAAGGGCGCGCCGGCGAGGGTAAAGCGTCGATCGGTCTTTTGCGCAAACCCAAGGGCGTCACCAAGCCTGCGGTGGTCGTGATCTGGGGCGGCATCGATGCTTTCAAAGAGGAACGGCCCAGCGACCCCTACCTAAAAGCCGGCCTGGGCACGTTGTGCATCGATATGCCGGGCGTCGCCGATGCGCCGCTCGCCGGTTCGGAAGATGGTGAGCGATTGTGGGACGCCGTGTTCGACTTCATCGCCAGCCGCGCCGACCTCGACGCCCATCGCGTCGGCATCGTGGGCGGCAGCACCGGCGGCTATTGGGCGACCAAAGTTGCCCACACCCATGCGAGCCGTTTGAAGGCGGCGGTCAACCAAGGGGGCCCGGCGCACTTTGCATTTAAAAAAGACTGGATCGTCAAAGCCCAGTGCGGCGAGTATCCCTTCGAGCTAGCCGAGACCGCCGCTTGCGCGTTCGGCCGTTCCACCGGCGAAGAGTGGATCGAGTATTCGCCCAAGTTGTCGCTGCTCGATCAGGGTGTGCTCGAGCGGCCGTGTGCGCCGCTCTTGTGCGTCAACGGCGTGAACGACACGGTGTTTCCGATCGCCGACATGTATTTGTTACTCGAACATGGCAAGCCGAAATCGTCGCGCTTCTATCCCGGCGGCCACATGGGCGGCGGCAATTCGCAAGCGGTGATCATCCAATGGTTGAAGGAACGGTTGGCGTAG
- a CDS encoding nuclear transport factor 2 family protein: MKRFAKVQFALAIVLGVAALRYASAAFGAEGAEATHNELRALKDGVTAAFNKLGASGKEEDLDAVLRYAHKNVVLNAMNGARAVGHDGIRRYFRQTMVGENRTVQSVQHEFNVDALSVLYGDDTAIAYGDTRGKYVLTGGVNLDVKATWLGTMVKENDKWLIAGFQFAPSIFENPIAQQLERTLYWLAAAAGLVGLLIGYLLGRRRKARSLLR; encoded by the coding sequence ATGAAACGGTTTGCCAAGGTTCAATTTGCCCTGGCGATTGTGCTGGGTGTTGCCGCGCTGCGCTACGCCTCGGCCGCTTTTGGGGCCGAAGGCGCGGAGGCAACCCACAACGAGCTGCGCGCGTTGAAGGACGGCGTCACCGCGGCTTTCAACAAGCTCGGCGCCTCGGGCAAAGAAGAAGATCTCGACGCGGTCCTTCGATATGCGCACAAGAATGTGGTTTTGAATGCCATGAACGGCGCGCGCGCCGTCGGACATGACGGCATCCGCAGGTACTTCCGCCAAACGATGGTGGGCGAGAATCGCACCGTGCAGAGTGTCCAGCATGAATTCAACGTCGACGCTTTGTCGGTTCTTTACGGCGACGATACGGCGATTGCTTACGGTGACACGCGCGGCAAATATGTCCTCACCGGCGGGGTCAATCTGGACGTTAAGGCAACCTGGCTCGGCACGATGGTCAAGGAAAACGACAAGTGGCTGATCGCCGGATTCCAGTTCGCGCCGAGTATTTTCGAAAACCCCATCGCGCAGCAGTTGGAGCGCACACTTTACTGGCTGGCGGCGGCTGCCGGATTGGTCGGGCTGCTCATAGGCTATTTGCTCGGCAGACGGCGCAAAGCGCGATCATTGCTTAGATGA
- a CDS encoding Rieske 2Fe-2S domain-containing protein, with the protein MSGTTPAEVIAIRPEALRAPPATAFVKFPASWYLFSTAVDLTEKAVGKSMFGRKLVAFRTASGVPVIMDSRCSHLGADLSKGHVEGENIRCPFHGWAYGTDGQCLAIPNANHIPAFARQMAYPVEERHGLIFVFNGPEALFPLPRFADEASDGWIAEKPARFLAECSWYMVAAHGYDRQHFATVHGRQLIGPLAVDCPAVFARRSCYTAEIVGEKYYDRTLRRLLSRQVTISITTWGGSLVMITGDFGRVQSRFMIVLNPLDDHRTECSVIVVKKQSERALGKLLWDPFSLAVRKLLTRGYLVDEVSSLGRPRYAPQRLIEADREMIEYFRWVAALPQSKSDVLPHLVGSAL; encoded by the coding sequence ATGAGTGGCACAACGCCCGCTGAAGTTATTGCCATTCGCCCAGAAGCGCTTCGCGCGCCGCCGGCTACGGCTTTCGTTAAGTTTCCGGCCTCGTGGTATCTGTTCTCGACCGCGGTTGACTTGACGGAAAAGGCGGTGGGCAAGTCGATGTTCGGGCGCAAGCTCGTGGCATTTCGCACCGCGAGCGGCGTGCCCGTAATCATGGATAGCCGTTGCTCGCATCTCGGTGCCGATTTGAGCAAGGGTCACGTCGAGGGGGAAAACATTCGCTGTCCGTTTCACGGCTGGGCCTACGGAACGGACGGCCAATGTCTGGCGATTCCCAATGCCAATCACATCCCGGCGTTTGCCCGGCAAATGGCCTATCCTGTCGAGGAGCGTCATGGATTGATATTTGTTTTCAACGGGCCAGAGGCTTTGTTCCCGCTGCCACGATTTGCGGACGAGGCGAGCGATGGCTGGATCGCCGAGAAACCGGCGCGGTTTCTGGCCGAATGCTCTTGGTACATGGTGGCGGCCCATGGCTACGACCGGCAACATTTTGCCACCGTCCATGGCCGCCAGCTCATCGGGCCGTTGGCGGTCGATTGCCCGGCGGTGTTTGCGCGCCGCAGCTGCTACACGGCGGAGATCGTCGGCGAGAAATATTACGATAGGACATTGCGCCGATTGTTGTCGCGCCAAGTGACGATCTCGATTACGACTTGGGGTGGGAGCTTGGTCATGATCACCGGTGACTTTGGCCGGGTGCAGAGCCGATTTATGATCGTGTTAAATCCACTGGACGATCACCGCACGGAGTGCTCGGTGATCGTCGTTAAAAAACAAAGCGAAAGGGCGCTCGGCAAATTGCTTTGGGATCCGTTCAGCCTCGCCGTGCGAAAGCTACTGACCCGCGGCTATCTGGTAGACGAGGTGTCCAGCCTCGGCCGTCCGCGCTACGCGCCGCAGCGTTTAATCGAAGCGGACCGTGAGATGATCGAATATTTTCGCTGGGTGGCTGCACTGCCGCAGTCGAAGTCAGATGTTTTACCTCATCTCGTGGGTTCCGCTTTGTAG